One window from the genome of Streptomyces sp. NBC_00287 encodes:
- a CDS encoding VMAP-C domain-containing protein, which produces MSGAAWHARVECGSEVGAGFLVSGRHVLTCAHVVRRREVAPVVVSFPGRRELTGIPATVAVHGGWRGGATDPGDLAVLELDHEVPLVPAQFASPGVDQDHCELIAYGFPKGYDEGMLASYRALPGPLISDEWAQLEALTAHGQPLAPGFSGAAATLADGRVVGMVSTIAGGRDMRVGRMLPTQVLVRYWPELCELIPASDHRPEAVRRLYALVRRAVAEGLDCAPDRLFVDAVGPFGPPLPEGGFASLGAAAGYVQWEVPGTEAVTRFADRLRELLDAPPARPAAWSPILVEIEHSGAGADQVTVEVSAYRDGHRRRVDATRLSRTDVREYVQRRVDEAFDQLAPGAEELVTFVLPREWLNEPVAHWECGPEDSTPLGCAHPLVVVDRSRYRSGRLRHQLAKKWQKLDARTAARLHRVDCGDRERPPSLRKRLRDNDADLAGFSYPPTAARPHFEAGLNTPVPVLLWTRTGCTDPAHEGPCSGTAFLDELTATITGVPPAELPRRVMELRETADADDDPDGHWAKDVQLLWDDPRCFPQPAASLHSPVR; this is translated from the coding sequence ATGAGCGGCGCTGCCTGGCACGCCCGCGTCGAGTGCGGCTCCGAGGTCGGCGCGGGCTTCCTGGTCTCCGGCCGCCATGTGCTCACCTGCGCCCATGTGGTCCGGCGGCGCGAGGTGGCACCGGTCGTCGTGAGCTTCCCGGGCCGCCGTGAGCTGACCGGGATACCGGCCACCGTGGCCGTGCACGGCGGCTGGCGGGGCGGGGCCACCGACCCGGGCGACCTCGCCGTACTCGAACTCGACCACGAAGTGCCGCTCGTCCCGGCCCAGTTCGCGTCACCCGGCGTCGATCAGGACCACTGCGAGCTCATCGCCTACGGCTTCCCCAAGGGGTACGACGAGGGCATGCTCGCCTCCTATCGGGCCCTGCCCGGGCCGCTGATCTCGGACGAGTGGGCGCAGCTGGAGGCGCTCACCGCGCACGGTCAGCCGCTGGCGCCGGGGTTCAGCGGGGCGGCGGCGACGCTCGCGGACGGGCGGGTGGTCGGGATGGTGTCGACGATCGCGGGCGGGCGGGACATGCGGGTCGGCCGGATGCTGCCGACGCAGGTGCTGGTCCGCTACTGGCCCGAGCTGTGCGAGTTGATCCCCGCCTCCGACCACCGCCCGGAGGCAGTACGGCGGCTGTACGCGCTGGTGCGGAGGGCGGTCGCCGAGGGTCTCGACTGCGCCCCGGACCGGCTGTTCGTCGATGCCGTGGGGCCGTTCGGGCCACCGCTGCCGGAGGGCGGCTTCGCCTCGCTGGGCGCGGCGGCCGGGTATGTGCAGTGGGAGGTGCCGGGTACGGAGGCGGTGACCCGGTTCGCCGACCGGCTCAGGGAACTCCTCGACGCCCCGCCCGCGCGTCCGGCCGCCTGGTCGCCGATCCTCGTCGAGATCGAGCACAGCGGCGCCGGCGCCGACCAGGTCACCGTGGAGGTGTCCGCCTACCGGGACGGGCACCGACGGCGCGTGGACGCCACGCGGCTGTCGCGCACCGACGTACGGGAGTACGTCCAGCGGCGCGTCGACGAGGCCTTCGACCAGCTCGCGCCCGGCGCCGAGGAACTGGTGACGTTCGTGCTGCCGCGCGAATGGCTGAATGAGCCGGTGGCGCACTGGGAGTGCGGGCCCGAGGACTCCACCCCGCTGGGCTGCGCCCATCCCCTGGTCGTGGTGGACCGCTCCCGGTACCGGAGCGGACGGCTGAGGCATCAACTGGCCAAGAAATGGCAGAAGCTGGACGCGCGCACCGCGGCCCGGCTGCACCGCGTCGACTGCGGCGACCGGGAACGCCCGCCGAGCCTGCGCAAGCGGCTGCGCGACAACGACGCCGACCTGGCCGGCTTCTCCTACCCGCCCACCGCCGCCCGGCCGCACTTCGAGGCCGGGCTCAACACCCCGGTCCCGGTGCTGCTGTGGACGCGCACCGGCTGCACCGACCCCGCCCACGAAGGCCCCTGCTCCGGCACCGCCTTCCTCGACGAGCTCACCGCCACCATCACCGGCGTACCCCCCGCAGAACTCCCGCGCCGTGTCATGGAGTTACGGGAGACCGCCGACGCGGACGACGACCCCGACGGGCACTGGGCCAAGGACGTCCAACTGCTGTGGGACGACCCGCGCTGCTTCCCCCAGCCCGCCGCCAGCCTGCACTCCCCCGTCCGCTGA
- a CDS encoding AAA family ATPase, whose amino-acid sequence MPLWPVYTGTNEPHDGITELPPPPPWRAFDGHPLLDPPDATADAAAVSPDRTHRAATYQATEETVQLVNAALYLRRPLLVTGPPGTGKSSLVYAVARELRLGPVLRWNITSRSTLHDGLYQYDPLSRLYAARHTTAPTDTGIEDHLRLGPLGTALLPYARPRALLIDEIDKSDLDLPNDLLNVLEEGQYEIPELIRGARDTPVAKVMIDGTDQRVAVERGRIRCHAFPFVVLTSNGEREFPPAFLRRCVSLRLRQPDDTRLADIVRAHFDEEPDAYAQTLISRFLARVGGGGLATDQLLNAIYLARSSDLGADSLDELAEQLMPYLGEAEHTDAF is encoded by the coding sequence ATGCCCCTGTGGCCCGTCTACACCGGCACCAACGAGCCGCACGACGGCATCACCGAGCTGCCGCCGCCACCGCCCTGGCGGGCCTTCGACGGCCACCCGCTGCTCGACCCGCCGGACGCGACGGCCGACGCCGCCGCGGTCTCCCCGGACCGCACCCACCGCGCCGCCACCTACCAGGCCACCGAGGAGACGGTCCAACTCGTCAACGCCGCCCTCTACCTGCGCCGCCCCCTGCTCGTCACCGGACCGCCCGGCACCGGCAAGTCCTCACTGGTCTACGCCGTCGCCCGGGAGCTGCGCCTCGGCCCGGTCCTGCGCTGGAACATCACCAGCCGCAGCACCCTGCACGACGGCCTCTACCAGTACGACCCCCTCTCCCGCCTCTACGCGGCCCGGCACACCACCGCACCCACCGACACCGGCATCGAGGACCACCTCCGCCTCGGCCCCCTCGGCACCGCCCTGCTCCCCTACGCCCGCCCCCGCGCCCTGCTCATCGACGAGATCGACAAGAGCGACCTCGATCTGCCCAACGACCTGCTGAACGTGCTGGAGGAGGGCCAGTACGAGATCCCCGAGCTGATCCGCGGCGCCCGGGACACCCCCGTCGCCAAGGTGATGATCGACGGCACCGACCAGCGGGTCGCCGTGGAGCGCGGCCGGATCCGCTGCCATGCCTTCCCCTTCGTCGTGCTCACCAGCAACGGCGAGCGCGAGTTCCCGCCCGCCTTCCTGCGCCGCTGCGTCAGCCTGCGGCTGCGCCAGCCCGACGACACCCGGCTCGCCGACATCGTCCGCGCCCACTTCGACGAGGAGCCCGACGCCTACGCCCAGACCCTGATCAGCCGCTTCCTCGCCCGGGTCGGCGGCGGCGGCCTCGCCACCGACCAGCTCCTGAACGCCATCTACCTGGCCCGCTCCTCCGACCTCGGCGCGGACTCCCTCGACGAACTCGCCGAACAGCTGATGCCGTATCTGGGGGAGGCCGAGCACACCGATGCCTTCTGA
- a CDS encoding SAV_2336 N-terminal domain-related protein gives MPSERTPLARLADVVAEAGGGVRPTARELAELLWLARHMETPEEPTPAVPAEAEDVQPPEPPPFEQRHEEPPAAAPPPPEESLRAPLHLPAPAPAPPGPSPEPHAELLAPAPPMLRHPLALQRSLRPLKRRTAAPHRVELDERATADRIARLGAAPEWWLPVLRPAQERWLRLNLLYDTGPTMPVWRPLIRELHTTLAQSGIFRTVTAHRAEPDGTASHSDTHADGRTVTLLISDCMGPQWRQGPAGTRWYGTLRRWASRMPLAVVQPLPEHLWRETALPTTAGRLRAPCPAAPNSGLSFTPYDDEVDGAAIPLPVLEPGPRWLANWASLVAAPGGQEVPGAVGWLSGPPGEVSGRTDIGELSAEELVLRFRASASPEAFRLAGHLALGRPDLPVMRLVQAALEREPRPQHLAEVILSGMLTGLSGPPGSYAFRSGVRELLLRSLPRTARRRTTDLLSRLGALIDERAGVAAGEIRATTPLKSGTLTATGGEPIATVAQETRDRLVGRREPSRSLRERYRFVEPIGPSGTLWQAQDTELRRPVLVRLHSAPSDPARLGKFLQAARILAAMRHPNVVAILDHGVTEDGEPYVVMEHLDGIALNSLASPGGYRLPVTLLAALGRQLAGALTAVHGAGVPHGGLGMTRVLLLPDGTAKLTLFQLGAGQSAYSADLRALGELLFHLSAGRPAQAGTRIDEAQLVALPRPLRNTYGTALRALLSDRMPAQREGLRLLQEDRLDGEARSAYKPHHYALLGPVEVLRAGAHSLATGSPQEQAMLAMLLLQHGRGVTHAQLTEGIWGRNAPSRSDALLGTYASRLRNALGPGVLATLPNGYALHTSADFVDVIHCQQLVDQAEAERSAGNPGAARAAVHGALHLWRDEALSGVPGPAAAAARTRFHQLRLSLYATRAELDLELGEFERAAADLADLLHAHPSREDFRRLYLIALQRQGRTEEALDVLEEYEISGGDNPELLALGHELREAFAEVPEVRPEEPVHEDPPLLEEDEPDRLLVEEDEDGDEDGADEVETDQHDFVRYEFADGRPSREAMAALRRLVGDIVTASGLAPDEYSMLQADWGVTARMAPYVDASPLFRATMEKLPELLPHLGRLRLSVTFWQAHIRYHDEVQSDRPDFGTVRAALNASEAQAIVALSEFWHSVEVVDGEAADPRLFSQFTDGIGWYRLYGHAAGGRLPAEGRAVRGPFPLPPDGHIPQPLDQDHVIVISAANGELALTEPPFEMPPAVGLHYYEVDLRARHLSLTGAPGVSLTWRVDDPLKAAGSPWLDISGMLTDVLASARRRGREGLGAALAQLSVPGYALRWSLPPELRGPAALPTGARRDAEELIRTARCVLLGFDEVLARLYTPDTELEVLRDVARLLVEERDPEDALSGQPLLPTGGPVTSVEGYANSLDLLRAFARHKLERQVRGLIDSHDSRAVRTARPTPLAADLLQALQARRTRPIVVTDRSAGAVARYLRQRRLIDHVWGGVYGRPLDLSRLMPHPHVLLEALDHVRVPTSAGVLIASTVAELSAARCIGLPVIGYAPNDTIRRRLRAADDGVLLVPSLAPLLEAARSRRPDTTS, from the coding sequence ATGCCTTCTGAGCGCACGCCTCTCGCCCGCCTGGCCGACGTCGTGGCCGAGGCGGGCGGAGGCGTGCGCCCGACCGCGCGGGAACTGGCGGAACTGCTGTGGCTGGCCCGGCACATGGAGACGCCGGAGGAGCCGACGCCGGCCGTACCGGCGGAGGCGGAGGACGTACAGCCACCTGAACCGCCACCCTTCGAGCAGCGGCACGAGGAACCCCCGGCCGCCGCCCCTCCTCCGCCCGAGGAATCCCTCCGAGCCCCCCTCCACCTCCCGGCCCCGGCCCCCGCCCCGCCGGGACCCTCGCCCGAACCCCACGCCGAGCTGCTGGCCCCCGCGCCCCCGATGCTGCGCCACCCCCTGGCCCTGCAACGCTCCCTGCGCCCGTTGAAGCGCCGCACGGCCGCCCCCCACCGCGTAGAACTCGACGAGCGGGCCACCGCCGACCGCATCGCCCGCCTCGGCGCCGCCCCCGAGTGGTGGCTACCGGTCCTGCGCCCCGCCCAAGAGCGCTGGCTGCGCCTGAACCTCCTCTACGACACCGGCCCCACGATGCCCGTCTGGCGCCCGTTGATCCGCGAACTGCACACCACGCTCGCCCAGTCGGGGATCTTCCGTACGGTCACCGCGCACAGAGCCGAACCCGACGGCACGGCCAGCCACTCCGACACCCACGCCGACGGCCGCACGGTCACCCTTCTGATCAGCGACTGCATGGGCCCGCAGTGGCGCCAGGGCCCGGCCGGCACCCGGTGGTACGGCACCCTGCGCCGCTGGGCAAGCCGGATGCCGCTGGCGGTCGTACAACCCCTGCCGGAACACCTCTGGCGGGAGACGGCTCTGCCCACGACCGCCGGCCGGCTGCGCGCCCCTTGTCCGGCGGCACCCAACTCCGGGCTCTCCTTCACGCCGTACGACGACGAAGTGGACGGCGCCGCGATCCCCCTGCCCGTCCTGGAGCCCGGGCCCCGATGGCTGGCGAACTGGGCTTCGCTGGTGGCGGCGCCGGGTGGGCAGGAAGTACCGGGGGCGGTGGGGTGGTTGAGCGGGCCTCCTGGTGAGGTGTCGGGCCGTACGGACATTGGGGAGTTGTCCGCCGAAGAGCTGGTCCTGCGCTTCCGGGCCTCGGCTTCTCCGGAAGCATTTCGGCTGGCCGGGCATCTCGCGCTGGGGCGGCCGGATCTGCCCGTCATGCGGCTGGTGCAGGCCGCGCTGGAGCGGGAGCCGCGGCCGCAGCACCTCGCGGAGGTGATCCTCAGCGGCATGCTCACGGGGCTCTCCGGGCCGCCGGGCAGCTATGCCTTCCGGTCCGGCGTACGGGAGTTGCTGCTGCGGAGCCTGCCGCGTACGGCACGGCGGCGGACGACGGATCTGCTCTCCCGGCTCGGGGCGTTGATCGACGAACGGGCGGGGGTGGCGGCGGGGGAGATCCGGGCGACGACGCCGTTGAAGTCCGGGACGCTGACGGCCACGGGCGGTGAGCCGATCGCGACGGTGGCGCAGGAGACGCGGGATCGGCTGGTGGGGCGGCGGGAGCCGTCGCGGTCGCTGCGGGAGCGGTACCGGTTTGTGGAACCGATCGGTCCGAGCGGCACCCTGTGGCAGGCCCAGGACACCGAACTGCGGCGGCCGGTGCTGGTACGACTGCACTCCGCGCCGAGTGACCCGGCCCGGCTCGGGAAGTTCCTCCAGGCCGCGCGGATCCTGGCGGCCATGCGCCACCCGAACGTGGTGGCCATCCTCGACCACGGGGTCACGGAGGACGGCGAACCGTACGTCGTCATGGAGCACTTGGACGGTATAGCCCTGAACTCGCTCGCCTCACCGGGCGGTTACCGGCTTCCAGTGACCCTCCTGGCGGCCCTCGGGCGCCAACTCGCAGGCGCCCTCACCGCGGTCCACGGAGCTGGCGTCCCGCACGGCGGGCTCGGTATGACCAGGGTGCTGCTCCTGCCGGACGGCACGGCGAAGCTCACGCTCTTCCAGCTCGGAGCAGGGCAGTCCGCGTACTCGGCGGATCTGCGGGCACTCGGCGAACTGCTCTTCCACCTGTCCGCCGGGAGACCCGCACAAGCCGGTACCCGCATCGACGAAGCGCAACTCGTCGCCCTGCCGCGGCCACTGCGGAACACCTACGGCACGGCCCTCCGCGCGCTCCTTTCCGACCGGATGCCGGCGCAACGGGAGGGCCTGCGCCTGCTCCAGGAGGACCGGCTCGACGGAGAGGCGCGTTCGGCCTACAAGCCCCACCACTACGCGCTCCTCGGTCCCGTAGAGGTCCTGCGCGCAGGCGCACACTCCCTCGCCACCGGCTCCCCGCAGGAGCAGGCCATGCTGGCCATGCTGCTGCTCCAGCACGGACGCGGGGTAACACATGCACAGCTCACCGAGGGCATCTGGGGTCGGAACGCCCCCTCCCGTTCGGACGCACTGCTGGGCACTTACGCGTCCCGGCTGCGCAATGCTCTGGGGCCCGGCGTGCTGGCCACCCTGCCCAACGGCTACGCCCTGCACACCAGCGCGGACTTCGTGGACGTCATCCACTGCCAGCAGCTGGTGGACCAGGCGGAGGCGGAACGTTCGGCGGGCAATCCCGGGGCCGCCCGCGCCGCGGTTCACGGCGCCCTGCACCTCTGGCGCGACGAAGCACTCTCCGGTGTCCCCGGCCCCGCCGCCGCCGCGGCCCGCACCCGCTTCCACCAGCTACGCCTCTCCCTGTACGCCACCCGCGCCGAACTGGACCTGGAACTCGGGGAGTTCGAGCGTGCCGCAGCCGACCTCGCCGACCTCCTCCACGCCCACCCCTCCCGCGAGGACTTCCGCCGCCTGTACCTGATCGCCCTCCAGCGCCAAGGCCGTACGGAGGAGGCCCTCGACGTGCTCGAGGAGTACGAGATCTCCGGCGGCGACAACCCCGAACTGCTCGCTCTGGGGCATGAATTGCGCGAGGCGTTCGCGGAGGTGCCGGAGGTCCGGCCGGAGGAACCCGTGCACGAGGATCCGCCGCTGCTGGAGGAGGACGAGCCGGACCGGCTGCTGGTTGAGGAGGACGAGGACGGGGACGAGGACGGGGCTGACGAAGTCGAGACGGACCAGCACGACTTCGTGCGGTACGAGTTCGCGGACGGACGGCCGAGCAGAGAGGCTATGGCGGCATTGCGCCGTCTGGTCGGGGACATCGTCACGGCCAGCGGACTCGCCCCGGACGAGTACTCGATGCTTCAGGCCGACTGGGGCGTCACCGCGCGCATGGCGCCCTACGTGGACGCGTCCCCGCTGTTCCGGGCGACGATGGAGAAGCTGCCCGAACTGCTGCCGCACCTGGGTCGCCTGCGCCTGAGCGTCACTTTCTGGCAGGCACACATCCGGTACCACGACGAGGTCCAGAGCGACCGGCCTGACTTCGGGACGGTCAGGGCCGCGCTGAACGCCTCCGAGGCGCAGGCGATCGTCGCGCTCTCGGAGTTCTGGCACTCCGTGGAGGTCGTCGACGGTGAGGCCGCCGACCCACGACTGTTCAGCCAGTTCACCGACGGCATCGGCTGGTACCGCCTGTACGGCCATGCCGCCGGCGGGCGTCTCCCGGCGGAGGGGCGGGCGGTGCGCGGGCCCTTCCCCCTGCCGCCCGACGGGCACATCCCCCAGCCCCTGGACCAGGACCATGTGATCGTCATCTCCGCCGCAAATGGTGAACTCGCCCTCACGGAACCGCCGTTCGAGATGCCGCCCGCCGTCGGGTTGCACTACTACGAGGTCGATCTACGAGCCCGCCACCTCTCCCTCACCGGCGCACCCGGCGTCTCCCTGACCTGGCGTGTCGACGACCCGCTGAAGGCCGCGGGCAGTCCCTGGCTCGACATCTCCGGCATGCTGACCGACGTGCTGGCCAGCGCGCGCCGCAGGGGCAGGGAGGGGCTCGGCGCCGCCCTGGCGCAGTTGAGCGTGCCCGGGTACGCGCTGCGCTGGAGCTTGCCGCCCGAGCTCCGGGGCCCCGCAGCCCTCCCCACAGGCGCCCGTCGCGACGCGGAGGAGCTAATCCGGACCGCGCGGTGCGTGCTGCTCGGGTTCGACGAGGTGCTGGCGCGGTTGTACACGCCGGACACCGAGCTGGAGGTGCTCCGGGACGTCGCCCGGCTGCTCGTGGAGGAGCGGGACCCCGAGGACGCGCTGTCCGGGCAGCCGCTACTGCCGACGGGCGGCCCTGTCACCTCTGTGGAGGGCTACGCCAACTCCCTCGATCTGCTGCGGGCGTTCGCGAGACACAAACTGGAGCGCCAGGTGCGCGGACTGATCGACTCGCACGACAGCCGGGCGGTCCGCACCGCGCGACCCACCCCGCTCGCGGCCGATCTGCTCCAGGCCCTGCAGGCGCGCAGAACCCGGCCGATCGTGGTGACCGACCGGTCGGCGGGCGCGGTCGCACGGTACCTGCGGCAGCGCCGTCTGATCGACCATGTGTGGGGCGGTGTGTACGGCCGCCCCCTGGACCTCTCCCGGCTCATGCCCCATCCGCACGTGCTGCTGGAGGCGCTGGACCATGTACGGGTGCCCACCTCGGCCGGCGTGCTGATCGCCTCCACCGTCGCCGAACTGTCCGCCGCCCGCTGCATCGGCCTGCCCGTCATCGGGTACGCCCCGAACGACACGATCCGGCGTCGACTGCGCGCGGCGGACGACGGGGTGCTGCTCGTCCCCAGCCTCGCCCCGCTACTCGAAGCCGCCCGATCCCGCCGACCTGACACGACCTCATAA
- a CDS encoding rod shape-determining protein — MSASLEQLRRCHFAVDLGAARTRVYVKGAGLVVDQPSAAAVNTRTGALIAVGEFAEKMTGRTPDYIRVVRPVSGGTVVDIEMAQRMLRHLLGDKIRRTLRRKPRLRAAACTPHDADPLAQRAAIETLVGLGARRVELVDTLIAAAVGCGLPVEQPEATMVLVCGAAATQVAVLSLGSIVTAERIAVGGEAVDHAIVQHLRHQHELVLPSQSVRPLQLALSGNGLTPHGPASTEIHGRDVATGLARSVQVDTAAVRDAIQTPLTAVLDGIGKVLRDCPPDLVADLADRGIMMVGGSALLPGFDQMLRQATGMPVHIAERPDVCAVQGLGTMLEGKITPLELDPLAT; from the coding sequence ATGTCCGCCAGTCTGGAGCAGCTGCGCCGCTGCCACTTCGCCGTCGACCTCGGCGCGGCGCGGACGCGGGTGTATGTGAAGGGGGCCGGGCTCGTCGTCGACCAGCCCTCCGCCGCCGCCGTGAACACCCGGACCGGCGCGCTGATCGCGGTCGGCGAGTTCGCGGAGAAGATGACCGGCCGTACGCCCGACTACATCCGCGTCGTCCGTCCGGTCTCCGGCGGCACGGTCGTCGACATCGAGATGGCCCAGCGCATGCTGCGGCATCTGCTCGGCGACAAGATCCGCCGTACCCTGCGCCGCAAGCCGCGCCTGCGGGCCGCCGCCTGCACCCCGCACGACGCCGATCCGCTGGCCCAGCGCGCGGCGATCGAGACGCTGGTCGGACTCGGGGCGCGCCGGGTGGAGTTGGTGGACACGCTGATCGCCGCGGCCGTGGGCTGCGGGCTGCCCGTGGAGCAGCCCGAGGCCACGATGGTCCTGGTGTGCGGGGCCGCCGCGACGCAGGTCGCCGTGCTCTCGCTCGGGTCGATCGTGACCGCCGAGCGGATCGCGGTGGGCGGTGAGGCCGTGGACCACGCGATCGTGCAGCATCTGCGCCACCAGCACGAGTTGGTGCTGCCGAGCCAGTCGGTACGGCCCTTGCAGCTCGCCCTGTCCGGCAACGGGCTCACCCCGCACGGGCCGGCCTCCACCGAGATCCACGGCCGGGACGTGGCGACGGGTCTCGCCCGCTCGGTCCAGGTCGACACCGCCGCCGTACGGGACGCGATCCAGACGCCGCTGACCGCCGTGCTCGACGGGATCGGCAAGGTGCTGCGGGACTGCCCGCCCGATCTGGTCGCCGACCTCGCGGACCGCGGGATCATGATGGTCGGCGGGAGCGCGCTGCTGCCCGGGTTCGACCAGATGCTGCGGCAGGCCACGGGGATGCCGGTGCATATCGCCGAGCGTCCGGACGTGTGCGCCGTACAGGGGCTCGGCACCATGCTGGAGGGCAAGATCACGCCGCTGGAGCTGGACCCGCTGGCCACGTGA
- a CDS encoding sensor histidine kinase produces the protein MAPGTGEQARRQLRAVRVRATVIAVLAVALALVAGGVALVLGLRAELSNDVRDAARERATEVARVIEADRGVPTLTVHAEDEEFLQVVTADGTVVAASDNVEGRPALARLAPGGSTTVETGLDEDAFLVVAVGARDGDRELTVLDGRAPSGVVEATGTVTRLLLIGVPALLVLAAAATWAAVGRALRRVARAEAAQRRFVSDASHELRSPVAAVRQHAEVALAHPGRADASALAGTVREEAVRMQRLVDDLLLLARADESALAVTRRPVDVDDLVLEEVRHLRTAAPDLAVDSSGVGAARVIGDADALRRLVRNLGENAARHARTRVAFALTDTGDGLIRLSVEDDGPGVPAADRKRVFERFVRLDESRTRGAGGAGLGLAIVAEVAAAHRGRAEVGEGELGGARFVVALPSAGE, from the coding sequence ATGGCTCCCGGGACCGGTGAACAGGCGCGGCGGCAGCTTCGGGCCGTGCGGGTGCGGGCCACGGTCATCGCCGTGCTGGCGGTGGCGCTCGCGCTGGTCGCGGGGGGTGTGGCGCTGGTGCTCGGGCTGCGGGCCGAGCTGAGCAATGACGTCCGGGACGCGGCCAGGGAGCGAGCCACCGAGGTGGCGCGGGTGATCGAGGCGGACCGAGGGGTGCCCACGCTGACCGTGCACGCGGAGGACGAGGAGTTCCTCCAGGTCGTGACGGCCGACGGAACGGTGGTGGCGGCGAGCGACAACGTCGAGGGCCGCCCGGCGCTGGCCCGGCTCGCGCCCGGCGGCAGTACGACGGTCGAGACCGGCCTCGACGAGGACGCGTTCCTGGTGGTCGCGGTGGGCGCACGGGACGGCGACCGGGAACTGACGGTCCTGGACGGCCGCGCACCCTCGGGCGTGGTCGAGGCGACCGGGACGGTGACCCGGCTGCTGCTGATCGGCGTCCCCGCACTGCTGGTGCTCGCGGCCGCCGCGACCTGGGCGGCCGTCGGCAGAGCGCTGCGGCGGGTCGCCCGCGCCGAGGCCGCGCAGCGCCGGTTCGTCTCCGACGCCTCCCACGAACTGCGCTCACCGGTCGCCGCGGTCCGGCAGCACGCCGAGGTGGCCCTGGCCCACCCCGGGCGGGCCGACGCTTCGGCACTCGCCGGGACGGTGCGGGAGGAGGCCGTACGGATGCAGCGCCTGGTCGACGACCTGCTGCTGCTCGCCCGCGCCGACGAGAGCGCGCTCGCGGTGACCCGCCGTCCCGTGGACGTGGACGACCTGGTCCTGGAGGAGGTACGGCACCTGCGCACGGCGGCTCCGGACCTGGCCGTCGACAGCTCGGGCGTGGGGGCGGCCCGGGTGATCGGCGACGCCGACGCACTACGGCGCCTGGTCCGCAACCTCGGCGAGAACGCGGCGCGCCATGCCCGCACGCGGGTGGCGTTCGCGCTGACGGACACGGGGGACGGGCTGATCCGGCTGTCGGTGGAGGACGACGGCCCGGGCGTCCCGGCCGCCGACCGGAAGCGCGTCTTCGAACGCTTCGTACGACTGGACGAGTCCCGCACGCGGGGAGCGGGCGGGGCGGGTCTCGGCCTGGCGATCGTGGCGGAGGTGGCGGCGGCGCATCGGGGGAGGGCGGAGGTGGGGGAGGGGGAGCTGGGCGGGGCGCGGTTTGTGGTTGCGTTGCCTTCGGCGGGGGAGTGA
- a CDS encoding response regulator transcription factor, which translates to MRVLVVEDEERFAAGLRDGLEAEGFAVDVALDGVDGLWMARENTYDAIVLDIMLPRLNGYRICRELRGAGDWTPILMLTAKEGEWDEIEGLDTGADDYLTKPVSYAVLLARLRALLRRDAHQRPAVLTAGDLRLDPATRTVTRAGRDIEVTARELAVLEFLLRRAGEAVSKRTILDHVWGDDFEGDPNIVEVYVRRLRNKVDRPFGRRSLVTVRGHGYRLVPDDSGDG; encoded by the coding sequence GTGCGCGTGCTGGTCGTCGAGGACGAGGAGCGGTTCGCCGCCGGGCTCAGGGACGGTCTCGAGGCCGAGGGCTTCGCCGTCGATGTCGCGCTCGACGGTGTCGACGGGCTGTGGATGGCCCGCGAGAACACCTACGACGCCATCGTCCTCGACATCATGCTGCCCCGCCTCAACGGCTACCGGATCTGCCGGGAGCTGCGCGGCGCCGGGGACTGGACGCCGATCCTCATGCTCACCGCCAAGGAGGGCGAGTGGGACGAGATCGAGGGCCTGGACACCGGCGCCGACGACTACCTGACCAAGCCGGTCTCCTACGCCGTACTCCTCGCCCGGCTGCGCGCCCTGCTCCGGCGGGACGCGCACCAGCGGCCCGCCGTGCTGACCGCCGGTGACCTGCGGCTCGACCCCGCGACCCGGACCGTCACCCGGGCCGGACGGGACATCGAGGTGACCGCGCGGGAGCTGGCGGTGCTGGAGTTCCTGCTGCGGCGGGCGGGCGAGGCGGTGTCCAAGCGGACCATCCTCGACCATGTCTGGGGCGACGACTTCGAGGGCGATCCGAACATCGTCGAGGTGTATGTGCGGCGACTGCGCAACAAGGTGGACCGGCCGTTCGGACGGCGGTCGCTGGTGACGGTACGGGGGCACGGGTACCGGCTGGTGCCGGACGACTCCGGGGACGGCTGA